In the Pseudomonas orientalis genome, one interval contains:
- a CDS encoding biliverdin-producing heme oxygenase encodes MHSQAHDVDAPPLLEALRTGTALLHVALEKRLPFFSERLDAQWYQRLLQVYFGFYQPMEAGLYGSGLIPEGLDTAARVKTPTLLADLHALGLDDQAIDTLPRCLLLPTLDTPAACLGALYVLEGATLGGQVLRREMAQRLGVSTDNGGAFLDIYGIETGRRWKDFLVYLGDQPLDAPAKQRAVDAARSTFSCFEQWLDSQEVLL; translated from the coding sequence ATGCATTCTCAGGCCCATGACGTCGATGCGCCCCCACTGCTGGAAGCGTTGCGCACGGGCACGGCCTTGCTGCATGTCGCGCTGGAAAAACGCCTGCCGTTTTTCTCCGAACGCCTTGATGCGCAGTGGTATCAGCGCCTGCTCCAGGTGTACTTCGGTTTTTATCAGCCTATGGAAGCGGGGTTGTACGGCAGTGGCTTGATTCCTGAAGGTTTGGACACAGCTGCACGTGTGAAAACACCGACACTGCTCGCTGATCTACACGCCCTGGGTCTGGATGATCAGGCCATCGACACCCTGCCCCGTTGCCTTTTACTTCCAACACTCGACACCCCGGCCGCCTGCCTTGGCGCCCTGTACGTGCTGGAGGGCGCAACGCTGGGGGGCCAGGTGCTTCGACGTGAGATGGCTCAGCGCCTGGGCGTGAGCACGGACAACGGCGGCGCTTTTCTGGACATCTACGGGATAGAGACCGGGCGGCGCTGGAAAGATTTTCTTGTTTATCTGGGCGACCAGCCGCTGGACGCGCCCGCAAAACAACGCGCCGTGGACGCTGCCCGCT